One Phycisphaerae bacterium RAS2 DNA window includes the following coding sequences:
- the accD gene encoding Acetyl-coenzyme A carboxylase carboxyl transferase subunit beta has product MAKVEVPEGLWLRCQGCSKMIFRKILEENLLVCPECQHHYRVDARTRVAQLTDPESFDEFNAGLVSSDPLSFKDSAGYKDRLAAAQKKTGLTEAVLTGRAYIKGRPVILAVMDPFFVMGSMGTVVGEKITAAIERATDEELPVVIVTCSGGARMQEGLVSLMQMAKTSAALARHDDHKGLYITVMTDPTTAGVAASFAFLGDVILAEPKAMIGFAGPRVIWNTVKVDLPEGFQTAEFMLEHGYVDRIVARSDLRSEIGRIIDYCGK; this is encoded by the coding sequence ATGGCCAAAGTCGAAGTACCAGAAGGATTGTGGCTGCGCTGCCAGGGCTGCAGCAAGATGATCTTCCGGAAGATCCTGGAAGAGAATCTGCTCGTCTGTCCCGAGTGCCAGCATCACTACCGCGTCGACGCCCGGACTCGCGTGGCGCAGCTGACAGACCCGGAGAGCTTCGATGAGTTCAATGCAGGCCTGGTCTCGAGCGATCCGTTGAGTTTCAAGGACTCCGCCGGATACAAGGATCGACTCGCCGCCGCCCAGAAGAAGACCGGCCTGACCGAAGCGGTGTTGACCGGTCGCGCGTACATCAAGGGTCGCCCCGTCATCCTCGCGGTGATGGATCCGTTCTTCGTGATGGGCTCAATGGGGACGGTCGTAGGGGAGAAGATCACCGCGGCGATCGAGCGCGCGACGGATGAGGAACTTCCCGTTGTCATCGTGACCTGCTCCGGCGGCGCTCGCATGCAGGAAGGCCTGGTCAGCCTGATGCAAATGGCCAAGACGTCGGCGGCACTCGCCCGGCACGACGATCACAAGGGCCTCTACATCACCGTAATGACCGACCCGACGACGGCCGGCGTGGCGGCGAGTTTCGCGTTCCTGGGGGATGTGATTCTCGCGGAGCCGAAAGCCATGATCGGCTTTGCCGGTCCGCGCGTCATCTGGAACACGGTCAAGGTGGACCTGCCCGAAGGGTTCCAGACTGCCGAGTTCATGCTCGAACACGGCTACGTCGATCGAATCGTCGCTCGGTCGGACCTGCGCAGCGAGATCGGCCGGATCATCGACTACTGCGGGAAGTAA
- the novN_1 gene encoding Decarbamoylnovobiocin carbamoyltransferase, with amino-acid sequence MNILGISAFYHDSAACLVRDGELVAAAQEERFTRKKHDYRFPNKAIDYCLAEAGITPEQLDHVVFYDKPLLKFERLLETYLSFAPAGLKSFMQAMPLWMKQKLHLPREMDHGLKNKYKGRYIFTEHHESHAASAFFPSPFEEAAILTLDGVGEWATASYGYGKGNKIHISHEMHFPHSVGLLYSAFTYYCGFKVNSGEYKLMGLAPYGEPKFVDLILKNVVDLKPDGSIRMDMKYFNYCQGLTMTSPAFHDLFGGPPRGAESKLTQREMDIAASIQWVTEEIMLRAARHVHKESGGMKNLVLAGGVALNCVGNGRILREGPFERIWIQPAAGDAGGALGAALFVWHQLLNKPRQVQPDLDSQRGSLLGPAYTTEQIRRMLDEAGAKYHYFEREEDVIDRIVDAMTNEKVVGHMAGRMEFGPRALGCRSIIGDARSPAMQSVMNLKIKFRESFRPFAPCVLREHVHEYFQMRPNEDSPYMLLVAPVAEEKRIPLNGESDKLFGIDKLKQLRSVVPAITHVDYSARVQTVDPVRHPRMHRVMSGFKKKTGCPVIINTSFNVRSEPIVCSPTDAYRCFMVCNMDVLVVENFIMYKTEQKQMTEAEIQEYLAQFQLD; translated from the coding sequence ATGAATATCCTCGGAATATCCGCCTTTTATCACGACAGCGCGGCGTGCCTCGTGCGCGATGGCGAGCTGGTGGCCGCCGCCCAGGAAGAGCGATTCACGCGGAAGAAGCACGACTACCGCTTTCCGAACAAGGCGATTGATTACTGCCTCGCCGAGGCCGGGATTACGCCGGAGCAGCTGGATCACGTTGTTTTCTATGACAAGCCGCTGTTGAAGTTTGAGCGGCTTCTGGAGACGTACCTGTCGTTCGCGCCGGCCGGGTTGAAGAGCTTCATGCAGGCGATGCCGCTGTGGATGAAGCAGAAGCTGCATCTGCCGCGGGAGATGGACCACGGCCTGAAAAATAAATACAAAGGTCGCTACATCTTCACCGAGCACCACGAGTCGCACGCCGCCAGCGCTTTCTTCCCCTCGCCCTTTGAGGAGGCGGCCATCCTGACGCTCGACGGCGTCGGTGAATGGGCGACGGCCAGTTACGGCTATGGCAAGGGCAACAAGATTCACATCTCGCACGAAATGCATTTCCCGCATTCGGTGGGTCTGCTCTACTCGGCGTTCACGTATTACTGCGGGTTCAAGGTCAACTCGGGCGAGTACAAGCTGATGGGCCTGGCGCCCTACGGCGAGCCGAAGTTCGTCGATCTCATCCTGAAGAACGTCGTGGATCTGAAGCCCGACGGATCGATTCGGATGGACATGAAGTATTTCAACTACTGCCAGGGGCTGACGATGACCAGCCCGGCGTTTCACGACTTGTTCGGCGGACCGCCCCGCGGGGCGGAGTCGAAGCTGACCCAGCGCGAGATGGACATTGCCGCGTCGATCCAATGGGTGACCGAGGAGATCATGCTCCGCGCCGCGCGCCACGTGCACAAAGAGAGCGGCGGCATGAAGAACCTCGTGCTGGCCGGCGGTGTCGCGCTGAATTGCGTCGGCAACGGCCGCATCCTTCGAGAGGGGCCGTTTGAGCGGATCTGGATTCAGCCCGCGGCCGGTGACGCCGGCGGGGCCCTGGGCGCCGCGTTGTTTGTGTGGCATCAGTTGCTGAATAAGCCGCGCCAGGTGCAGCCCGATTTGGATTCGCAGCGAGGCTCGCTGCTCGGCCCGGCCTACACGACCGAGCAAATCCGCCGCATGCTGGACGAAGCCGGCGCGAAGTATCACTACTTCGAGCGCGAGGAAGACGTCATCGACCGCATCGTCGATGCCATGACCAACGAGAAGGTCGTTGGTCACATGGCGGGTCGCATGGAATTCGGCCCGCGGGCGCTGGGCTGTCGCTCGATCATCGGCGACGCGCGCTCGCCTGCCATGCAGTCGGTGATGAATCTCAAGATCAAGTTTCGTGAGAGCTTCCGGCCGTTCGCTCCGTGCGTGCTGCGCGAGCACGTACACGAGTATTTCCAGATGCGGCCGAACGAAGACAGCCCGTACATGCTGCTGGTGGCGCCGGTCGCCGAGGAGAAACGGATCCCGCTGAACGGGGAGTCGGACAAGCTGTTCGGCATCGACAAGCTGAAGCAGTTGCGGTCGGTCGTGCCGGCGATCACGCACGTGGACTATTCGGCGCGCGTGCAGACGGTGGACCCGGTTCGCCATCCGCGCATGCACCGTGTGATGTCGGGGTTCAAGAAGAAGACCGGCTGCCCGGTCATCATCAACACGAGTTTCAACGTTCGCAGCGAGCCGATTGTGTGCTCGCCGACGGACGCGTATCGCTGCTTCATGGTCTGCAACATGGACGTGCTCGTGGTCGAGAACTTCATCATGTACAAGACCGAGCAAAAGCAGATGACCGAGGCGGAGATTCAGGAGTATCTGGCGCAGTTCCAACTGGACTAG
- a CDS encoding EamA-like transporter family protein, which produces MSHPRALPLIVGVGIVAISTAAIFIKLSHDAQPVVIAAARMVLATLCLVPPAVAAHRRQALALPRKHVRAVIFAGLFLGLHFYFWVASLQHTSVLSSVVLVTTNPIFVGIASFVFLKEKLHRNLIIAIAMAVVGGTLIGLSDAAGPVEETASTARPGALYGNFLSLAGAVMASCYLLIGRRVRAEVELLPYVLPVYGVAALLLVAISLVQGATVLGLHRATYVYLVLLALVPQLIGHTSLNYALRHLPATLVAVCILGEPIGATLFAYFFLGEEIRLMQGIGGGIILLGIFVASRAPTGASEST; this is translated from the coding sequence ATGAGTCACCCCCGCGCATTGCCTCTGATCGTCGGCGTCGGCATCGTCGCCATCTCAACCGCCGCCATCTTCATCAAGTTGAGCCACGATGCGCAGCCCGTAGTGATCGCCGCCGCGCGCATGGTCCTCGCCACGCTGTGCCTCGTGCCGCCGGCCGTCGCCGCGCACCGCCGGCAGGCGCTGGCCCTGCCGCGCAAGCACGTGCGCGCCGTCATCTTCGCCGGGCTGTTCCTCGGGCTGCACTTCTACTTCTGGGTGGCGTCGCTTCAGCACACCAGCGTGCTGTCGTCGGTCGTGCTCGTCACCACCAATCCGATCTTCGTCGGCATCGCGTCGTTTGTCTTTCTGAAGGAAAAACTGCATCGCAACCTGATCATCGCCATCGCGATGGCCGTCGTGGGCGGCACGCTCATCGGTCTCTCCGATGCCGCCGGGCCGGTCGAAGAGACCGCGTCAACCGCAAGACCCGGCGCGCTGTATGGGAACTTCCTCTCGCTGGCGGGGGCCGTGATGGCGTCGTGTTACCTGCTGATCGGTCGACGGGTACGGGCGGAAGTGGAGTTGCTGCCGTACGTGCTGCCGGTCTACGGCGTGGCGGCGCTGCTGCTCGTGGCGATATCACTGGTGCAGGGAGCGACGGTGCTGGGCCTCCATCGCGCGACGTATGTCTATCTCGTCCTGCTGGCGCTCGTGCCGCAGCTCATCGGCCACACGTCGCTGAACTACGCCCTGCGCCACCTGCCGGCCACGCTCGTCGCGGTGTGCATCCTCGGTGAGCCGATCGGCGCGACGCTGTTCGCGTACTTCTTTCTCGGTGAGGAGATTCGCCTGATGCAGGGCATCGGCGGCGGAATCATTCTCTTGGGAATCTTCGTCGCGTCCCGCGCGCCGACCGGTGCGTCCGAGTCGACGTAG
- a CDS encoding Zinc ribbon domain protein: protein MPTYEYRCDKCQTVFEVFQSIKASALRRAKCETCGKVQPVSRLIGSGGAVLFKGSGFYQTDYRSESYHKAAKADTAEVKSSSTDAKPDSTAKPADAAANTVAKTEAGSPGKQTPSTTGGGHSKQSSVSSHGSKPASSKPATRAPRRRK from the coding sequence ATGCCGACTTACGAATACCGCTGCGACAAGTGCCAGACCGTGTTCGAAGTGTTCCAGTCGATCAAGGCATCGGCCCTGCGCCGCGCGAAGTGCGAAACCTGCGGCAAGGTGCAGCCGGTGAGCCGGTTGATCGGCTCGGGCGGCGCGGTGCTGTTCAAAGGCTCCGGCTTCTATCAGACCGACTATCGCAGCGAGTCCTATCACAAAGCGGCGAAGGCCGACACGGCGGAAGTGAAATCGTCGAGTACGGATGCGAAGCCGGACTCGACAGCCAAGCCGGCGGATGCGGCGGCGAATACAGTAGCCAAAACAGAAGCGGGCTCGCCCGGCAAACAAACACCATCGACGACCGGGGGCGGTCATTCGAAGCAATCATCTGTATCCAGCCACGGCAGCAAACCTGCGTCGTCGAAACCCGCCACCCGCGCACCACGACGCCGAAAATAG
- a CDS encoding heat shock protein GrpE: protein MATRAAQRTRVKAVWLKSTDDRAMRQTKDMKKEEHKIVTPTDDEVNQYAERNAPIDASTDAAEPAPPAPVDPVDALRREVEEYKDKYLRAQAETVNVSRRLQQQHAQALKHAATDLARELLPVVDSLDRTLEHVNKLPPDDSVGAGVKLLADEFAKVLKAHGIEPIEAVGKPFDPEIHEALMRDASSSLPAGTVCAELQRGYRLHDRVLRPARVAISAGGENETNGDSKGNVEIEPNGAST from the coding sequence GTGGCGACCCGCGCGGCCCAACGAACACGGGTAAAGGCCGTTTGGTTGAAATCGACCGATGATCGCGCGATGCGACAGACAAAGGATATGAAGAAGGAAGAGCACAAGATCGTGACCCCCACCGACGACGAAGTGAACCAATACGCCGAGCGCAACGCGCCGATCGACGCAAGTACCGACGCGGCGGAACCGGCGCCGCCCGCGCCGGTCGATCCCGTCGACGCCCTTCGCCGCGAGGTTGAAGAATACAAAGACAAGTATCTCCGCGCCCAGGCCGAGACGGTCAACGTCTCCCGTCGCCTGCAACAGCAGCACGCCCAGGCGCTCAAGCACGCCGCGACCGACCTCGCCCGCGAGTTGCTGCCCGTGGTGGACAGCCTCGACCGCACGCTGGAACACGTGAACAAGCTGCCGCCCGACGACTCCGTCGGCGCCGGCGTGAAGCTTCTCGCCGATGAATTCGCGAAAGTGCTCAAGGCCCACGGCATCGAGCCGATCGAGGCCGTCGGCAAGCCGTTCGACCCGGAGATTCACGAAGCTCTGATGCGGGACGCGAGTTCGTCGCTGCCGGCGGGCACCGTCTGCGCGGAACTGCAAAGGGGTTACCGGTTGCACGATCGCGTGCTTCGCCCGGCGCGTGTGGCGATCAGCGCCGGAGGCGAAAATGAGACGAATGGCGACAGCAAGGGCAACGTCGAGATCGAACCAAATGGAGCAAGCACGTAG